AAAAGCCATTACAGACATTCAAAAATTATGTTAGTCTTATAAAATAAAAATATCTAAAAACACCATTTGCATTTTAAAGGCTTTATATAGTGTTTTTTAAAGTTTTAATATTTAATCTATAATTTATACCTATATACCTTTAAAAACTTTAAATTTATATATGCTATGAATTTTAAATGGTATTTATTTTATTATTATGTTTCTATTTTTAAAAAAAATAACAATAAATATAAAATATAAATAGAATAATAAAGTTATGGTTATTAAGTACCTAAAACCCTATGTCCGTAAAATTCACCCTGCTTGTCGGGGTGAATAGGACAGTTTTCCCTATATAAGCTTTGTTTTTCTGTTTTTATTTTTTTTATTTCTTTTCTCTTTTTAAAAATAAATTTATATCCAACTACTACTACCCCCTATGTAGTAGTAGTAGTATAATATATAATTTGTTTTTTTAATAATAAAACATATAATAAACATCATAATAGGATTTCTCACCTCAAAAAAAACCTTTTAATACCAATAAAAAACAAAAATCAAAAGGAGACATTTTTTCCACATAGGGAGACAAAATTTCCAAAATTATTAAAAATAGGGAGACATTTTTTCCACATAGGGAGACAAAATTTCCACAAAAGGAGACATTTTTTCCACCGATAAAGACATTTTAAATTTAAAATGTCGCCTTTATATTCATTTATAATAAAAAAAATATAAAGACAAAAAAATATTGACAGTCGCCTTATATTCATTTATAATATTTTTTATAAAATAAAAAAATAAGGGGGATAAAATGGAAGACCAACTATTTAATGATGAAATGTTAATAGGGATTAGAACAGGAGCAAAACTGATTGAAGTTAAGAAAACTAATGGACTTGTTAAACTAAACAAAGAGTTTTTAGGAATTGAATTAGGTTTCTTGAATAAAAAAGAGTTAGAACTTCTTTTATATACTATGCCTGGCTTATAAAGAAAGAAAAGTACAAAGTATAAAGATACATATAAAAGAAATAAAAGAATTAATGAGTAATGGAGAAAAGGAAATAAGAAAAACAGACATTGAAAATTTATGTAGAAACACTACATAAAAGACTTGCAAAAGTTAATATAAGAGCAGATAAAAAAGGTATTTCAGGAACTTTAAATCTATTCGAATATGTTTTGACAGACACAAGAGATTTTTGAGACAGGTATTGTAACAATAATTGCAAAGATTACAGATACAGCTATGAACTTTTTTTAATAATTTAGAGGGTAAAAAAAATAAATACCTTAGATTTTTAGTTGAAGACGCAATAAAATTAAAAGGTAAGTATTTCAGCTTTATTGCTTCCACATTTAATATCTTGTTCAAAAGATAAAGAATTTGAAATAAGTTTTGAAAATCTTGAAGAAATACTAGGAATAAAAGGTAAATATAGCAGAAAAACAGACTTTAATAAAAGAATTTTAAAACCCACAGTTGAAGAACTTGAAATTATTTTTAAAGATTTAAAAGTTAAAGGATTAAAGAAGAATGAGTTAGACCCAAGAAAGATTACACACTATAAATTTATGTGGACTAATAACATAAACTATGATGATAAAAAAGAAGAAACTAGCTTTTACTATGAACTAGAAGAAACTAATAGCAATGATAAAAAAGAATATAGCAAAGTATTTATAAATGATAATAATGTCACAGATGAAAATGAAAAAATAATAGTTGCAGAGGCAGAAGAAGAACTAACAGCTGAAGAAACAATAAAAAAATTTATAAACGAAAATATACAAACTCTAAACTATAAAAGTATTCAAAAAAATATTAAGAGCAGACTAGAGAATGGAGAAACTCCTGAAGAAATTATAGCATTTATAAAAAGAAACTGGCATAGAGCCATAGAAAATGATATCTATAAAAATAAAGTAGCTATACTAATAAAATCTATTGCAGAAAATTTTGAACTTAACTTAACCAAAGAAGAGATACAAAAAGAAAAAAATATTTTAAATGGTAAAACAATTATTAAAAGAGAAGTGAAATACATAAAAAGTGATTGGAGCAACAATGATTTAAAAAAAGAAAAATAAAGAAGATAATTCTGAAGCTAAAATAGAAAATATAAAAGAATATATAGATTATAAAAAATACTTAAAAATTAAAGAAGATTTTCTAATACTAAATAAAAACAAAAGTAAAGATATAAAAACTGAGTTACTTATTCAGAGAATACAATTTAATTCTGTTTTAAAAAAATATATTATAAACTTAAGTAAAGCAGAATATAAAAAAGAAATAGAAGACTTAAAAGAAAGATTTTACGGAGGAAATGCAAAGGAAACAGAAGAAGCATATAAAAATATTTTTCAAATAATAAATGCAGATGAAAAAGAAGAAATAGAGGAAGAAGAAATTGAAAAAATGAAAGAGTGGGAAGAAGAAATAAACAAATTACCTAG
This sequence is a window from Fusobacterium polymorphum. Protein-coding genes within it:
- a CDS encoding replication initiation protein; translation: MLPHLISCSKDKEFEISFENLEEILGIKGKYSRKTDFNKRILKPTVEELEIIFKDLKVKGLKKNELDPRKITHYKFMWTNNINYDDKKEETSFYYELEETNSNDKKEYSKVFINDNNVTDENEKIIVAEAEEELTAEETIKKFINENIQTLNYKSIQKNIKSRLENGETPEEIIAFIKRNWHRAIENDIYKNKVAILIKSIAENFELNLTKEEIQKEKNILNGKTIIKREVKYIKSDWSNNDLKKEK